The Pogona vitticeps strain Pit_001003342236 chromosome 6, PviZW2.1, whole genome shotgun sequence genome contains a region encoding:
- the ALDOA gene encoding fructose-bisphosphate aldolase A has protein sequence MPHQYPALTPEQKKELSDIAHRIVAPGKGILAADESTGSIAKRLQSIGAENTEENRRFYRQLLFTADNRVNPCIGGVILFHETMYQKADDDRQFTKVIKDKGAVVGIKVDKGVVPLAGTNGETTTQGLDGLSERCAQYKKDGADFAKWRCVLKISPTTPSHLAIIENANVLARYASICQQNGIVPIVEPEILPDGDHDLKRCQYVTEKVLAAVYKALSDHHIYLEGTLLKPNMVTGGHACTKKYTPEEVAMATVTALRRTVPPAVPGITFLSGGQSEEEASINLNAINKCPLHKPWALTFSYGRALQASALKAWGGKKENLKNAQEEYIKRALANSLACQGKYVPSAQSGAAASESLFVSDHAY, from the exons ATGCCTCACCAATACCCAGCCTTGACTCCAGAGCAGAAGAAGGAGCTGTCCGATATTGCCCATCGTATTGTGGCACCTGGCAAAGGAATCCTTGCTGCAGATGAATCCACTG GCAGCATTGCCAAGCGCCTCCAGTCCATCGGCGCTGAGAACACTGAAGAAAACCGCCGCTTCTACAGGCAGCTGCTCTTTACCGCAGACAACCGTGTCAACCCTTGCATTGGGGGTGTTATCCTCTTCCATGAGACTATGTACCAGAAGGCTGATGATGACCGCCAATTCACCAAGGTCATTAAGGACAAAGGCGCTGTCGTAGGCATCAAG GTTGACAAAGGTGTTGTACCTCTTGCTGGGACTAATGGAGAGACCACCACCCAGG GTCTGGATGGCTTGTCCGAACGTTGTGCCCAGTACAAGAAGGATGGAGCCGACTTTGCCAAGTGGCGTTGTGTCCTGAAGATCTCTCCAACCACCCCTTCCCATCTGGCCATCATAGAGAATGCCAATGTTCTGGCTCGTTATGCCAGCATTTGCCAGCAG AATGGGATTGTTCCTATTGTGGAACCTGAAATCCTTCCCGACGGTGACCACGACCTCAAACGCTGCCAGTATGTGACAGAGAAG GTTCTGGCTGCTGTGTACAAGGCCTTGAGCGACCACCACATCTACCTTGAGGGGACTCTGCTGAAGCCCAACATGGTGACAGGTGGCCATGCCTGCACCAAGAAATACACTCCTGAGGAAGTTGCCATGGCAACAGTTACCGCTCTGCGCCGCACTGTGCCCCCAGCTGTGCCTG GAATCACCTTCCTGTCTGGTGGCCAGAGTGAGGAAGAGGCTTCCATCAACCTGAATGCCATCAACAAGTGCCCTCTGCATAAGCCATGGGCCCTGACCTTCTCCTACGGCCGTGCCCTGCAAGCTTCTGCTCTCAAGGCCTGGGGTGGCAAGAAGGAGAACCTCAAGAATGCTCAGGAGGAATACATCAAGCGTGCTTTG GCCAACAGCCTTGCCTGCCAAGGCAAATATGTTCCATCTGCCCAATCTGGAGCCGCTGCCAGCGAGTCTCTCTTTGTATCCGACCATGCTTATTAA